AGACGAGGTCGAGGTCGCTGGCATGGGTCAGCGCCCCGCCCCCAAATCTGCCGAGCGCGAGGATCACCAGTTCGCTGCCGGGAACACGGCCGTGGCGAACCGCGAATTCCTCCACCGTTGCCTGCGCCAGCACCGCCAGCGCCGCTTCGGCCACCCGCGCATAGCCTGCGGAGACCTCAAGCGGGTCGCCTGCACCCGCGACGATCTGCGCGCCCAGCGCAAATCTTTTCTCGCCGACAATCTGGCGGACATGGTCGAGTAATCGCTGATAATCGTCCCCGGCCTCGCGCTGTGTCATCGCTTTGGCCAACTCCGCGACCGGTCCGACCGGGGCCAATGCGCTCGCGTCGATCAGTCCGTCGAGCAGATCCACCCGCCGTGCCAGCGCATCGGCCAAGGTCGGCGCATGGCTCAGAATCGTCCCGAGCAGCCGCGCCAGCGTGGGCCGCGCTTCGAGCAAATGGAACAGGTTGAGCGCGGTCGGCAGCCGCGACAGGATCGTATCGAGCCGCGCCAGCGCGGCACCCGGATCGGGCGACTGGCCAATTGCCGCGATCAGCGGGGGCAACGCCGCCTCCATCGCCGCCCGCGCGGGCGGACTGCGCAGCGCGGCATAACGCCCGCTGCGCCACCCCTCGATCAGCCGCGTCGCCCCGGCTGGATCGGCGAACCCCGCCTCGGCCAACCCCGCCTCGCCCACCGCAGCCCCCGTTGCACCGGCCCCGCCATCCTCGCTGTCGAGTGCATCGTAGATTCGCCCGACCGCCTCGACATGCGGACGCAGCAGGTCGAGCAGGTCGCCGCCGTCGTCGAGCCCGTGCAGCCGCGCCACGCCGTCCAGCGCCTCGCCATGCGGCAGACTGTGGGTTTGACGGTCATCGACCATCTGCACGCGATGCTCGATCGTGCGGAACAGGATATACGCCTCCCGCAGCTGCCGCGCCTCTTCGGCATCGATCCGCCCCGCCGCCGCCAGTGCGGCAAGCGCGTCGAGCGTCGCCGGTGCGCGCAAGGCGGGGTCGCGCCCGCCATGGATCAGCTGGTGGATCTGCGCGAAGAACTCCACCTCACGGATGCCGCCGCGCCCGCGCTTCAGGTCGAACCCTGGCCCGAACGCCTGACCCTGCGCATGATGGTCGCGGATGCGGCGCGAGATGCCGCGGATCTCGCGGATCGTCCCGAAGTCCACCGCACGGCGCCACACGAACGGGCGGATCGTGTCGAGGAACCCCTGCCCCAGCGCGCAGTCGCCCGCAGCCGCACGCGAACGGATGAATGCAGCGCGCTCCCAGGGCAGTGCCTGTGACTCGTAATAGCTGATCGCCGCCTCGGCGGGCAGCACGATGGGGGTGACCTCGGGCGATGGCCGCAGCCGCAGGTCGATCCGCAGCACATAGCCATCGGCGTCGCGCGCCTGCAGGATTTCGACCACGCGCCGGCCGATCCGCACCGCCGCCTCCTCGACTGCGTCGCGCTCGCGGTGCGGCAGTGTGGCGGGGTCAAAAATCAGAATGGGGTCGATGTCGGATGAATAATTGAGTTCATGGCTCCCCTGTTTGCCCAGCGCGATGCCGGCCAGCCCGCGCGGCTCGCCCCCGGGCACCCGCTCGACAATCGCTGCCCCGATCGCTGCGTCGAGCGCGTAATCGGCGAAATCGGACAGGTTGCGCGTGATCGAAACGAAGTCGAGTTGTCCCGACATGTCGCCGATCGCCGCCGCCAGCGCCAGCCGCCGCCGTTCGATCCGCAGTCTGCGGGGCAGCGGCATATCGGGATCGTTGACCCGCGCCGAGCCCAGCGGATCGCGGGATGCGACGGCGATATTGGCCATCAGCTCCGCCTCCCGCTCGATCAGATTGGAGAGGAAGGGCGAGTGGCGCGCGGCCCGCGCGATGGCACTGTCGAGCGCGAGATCGGATCCGCTCATCCGTTTTGTTTCGGTTTGCGATCAGACGATTTCTGATCTGTCAAGCAACAAATTTCAAAAAGAAACGTTCTGTACTGCATGGGTTCTCACGCACCTCGATCGCCTGAACGGCGCAGCGATAGCGGCTACTGGGTCGAAGCGCCACGCACGACCGACGCGATCGGCTTCGTGCTGCGCGACGCCTATGTCGGCGACCACGGGCTGCCCGATGAGATGCAGGATTTGTTGAGCCAGCTGTGCGAAATGCGCAGCGAGACCGGCGGACGCGACAGTCACGGGTGATCGAACTGCCGCGAACGTTCGATCAGTCCCGGCTCAGTTCGTCCACTTCATCCATGATCGTGTCCAGAGCGCTGCGCCCGTCGCTGACATGGTCAGCGCGTGAGGGCAGGTCGCCGCCGCTCATCAACGCTTCCAGCGCGACGCGACCGCGCGCCACCCGGCTCTTGATCGTGCCGACCGCGACGCCGCAGATCTCGGCCGCCTCCTCATAGGCAAAACCGCCCGCACCAACCAGAATCAGCGCCTCGCGCTGCGGCTGAGGCAGGTGCAGCAGCGCGCGCTGCATATCGGCCAGTTCGACATGGCGGTCCTGGCTGGCCGGCGCCGCCAGGATGCGATCGGCGACCAGATCGTCCCATTCGCCCTTGAACCGGGCGCGGCGCATCTGGCTGAGATACAGGTTGCGCAGGATGATGAAGGTCCAGGCGCGCATATTGGTCCCGGCCTGAAACCGCTGACGCGCGGCCCACGCCTTCATCAGCGTCTCCTGAACCAGATCGTCGGCAAGGTCGCGGCTGCCCGAAAGCGAACGTCCGAACGCGCGCAAATGCGGGATCACGAGCGCAAGCTGTTTCTTGAACTCCGGATCGGAGAGCGCAACATGCTCCACTTGCGTGTAATCTTCGGTATCGCTCATTGGAGTCCGTTCATCTGGCGCGGCGTTCTACCGCCCGCTGAAGATAGGTGTGCCGGCCGCATCTGCCATCCCGCACGGGTCAGATCAGCAGATACACTGCATAGATCACCACGATCAGCGTCAGTGAGATGGCGAGGATGTAACGGGTCATGTGCGGGGTCGCCCCGGCGCGGACACGATCCGTCTCGTAATGGGGGGGGTCGTTTGGGTCAGCCATGACCCTCTCAACCCCCCAGAACCGTTTTAGGTCCGTAAGAAATGGAACTTTCAGTTCGCGGGCACGGTCGCCTGGTCGAAAAACAGCGC
The genomic region above belongs to Sphingomonas sp. J315 and contains:
- the glnE gene encoding bifunctional [glutamate--ammonia ligase]-adenylyl-L-tyrosine phosphorylase/[glutamate--ammonia-ligase] adenylyltransferase, which gives rise to MSGSDLALDSAIARAARHSPFLSNLIEREAELMANIAVASRDPLGSARVNDPDMPLPRRLRIERRRLALAAAIGDMSGQLDFVSITRNLSDFADYALDAAIGAAIVERVPGGEPRGLAGIALGKQGSHELNYSSDIDPILIFDPATLPHRERDAVEEAAVRIGRRVVEILQARDADGYVLRIDLRLRPSPEVTPIVLPAEAAISYYESQALPWERAAFIRSRAAAGDCALGQGFLDTIRPFVWRRAVDFGTIREIRGISRRIRDHHAQGQAFGPGFDLKRGRGGIREVEFFAQIHQLIHGGRDPALRAPATLDALAALAAAGRIDAEEARQLREAYILFRTIEHRVQMVDDRQTHSLPHGEALDGVARLHGLDDGGDLLDLLRPHVEAVGRIYDALDSEDGGAGATGAAVGEAGLAEAGFADPAGATRLIEGWRSGRYAALRSPPARAAMEAALPPLIAAIGQSPDPGAALARLDTILSRLPTALNLFHLLEARPTLARLLGTILSHAPTLADALARRVDLLDGLIDASALAPVGPVAELAKAMTQREAGDDYQRLLDHVRQIVGEKRFALGAQIVAGAGDPLEVSAGYARVAEAALAVLAQATVEEFAVRHGRVPGSELVILALGRFGGGALTHASDLDLVFVFTGDHLGESDGEKPLGAVTYYNRLAQRVIAALSVATAAGALYEVDTRLRPSGAQGPLVVSLEGFARYQREEAWTWEHMALTRARAVFGSPTGRGAVVQVIDQVLHGDRPARDIAAEAAKMRADMAAHKPPKGPLDAKLLPGGLVDLEFAVHTLQLVRRTGFAPGLRDAVDALVADGLLPATIGPAHDFLTRLLVTMRLVAPDAQPPGEATRAMVAHAVGAAEWNEVVASLDRHRQEVATAWAGVARAQGS
- a CDS encoding sigma-70 family RNA polymerase sigma factor, with protein sequence MSDTEDYTQVEHVALSDPEFKKQLALVIPHLRAFGRSLSGSRDLADDLVQETLMKAWAARQRFQAGTNMRAWTFIILRNLYLSQMRRARFKGEWDDLVADRILAAPASQDRHVELADMQRALLHLPQPQREALILVGAGGFAYEEAAEICGVAVGTIKSRVARGRVALEALMSGGDLPSRADHVSDGRSALDTIMDEVDELSRD